The DNA sequence TGGACTGTTGTATTAAAGAGGTGCCCAGAGTGGGGGACCAGGTCCCCTGCATGCACGCTGATCCAAACGAGTGGGAGTGGCAGTAGGAGTGGTTACGTGTATTCTGCTCAGGAGCCCGGCTAATAGGAGATCGTGAACCTGAGAACGACGCGTGCGCCTCTGACGTCCTGGACCCGATTGTCCGAGATCTTCGCGGATCTAGAAATAGAAACTACCCACACCCACGCCTCGTTTCTTCCACAAAGCCATGACTGAGTCAGCACGTCCAAAGGCCTTCTGGCCGCGGCAGATGATACCGCCCACGCCCGAAAGCTTCAAAGAGCTGGCCAGAGACGGCGGGGAGCGACTGGCTGCCGTCTCGCTGGCTCAGATCCCGGCTATCCCGGCCGGCGCCAAAATTCATGACAATGGCTGCGGATCGGGTGCTGCGACgaccgccatcatggcctcgctgccgccgggGGTAGCAgcctccatcagcatcacGGGCACGGATATTTCGAGAGGCGCCGTGGACTCGTATCGCGCTCGGGCGGGGTCCTCATCATGGCCGGCCGAGGGGCTCGTCATGGACGCCGACTCGCTCTCGTTCCCAGACGAGACCTTTACTCACAGCTTTGGCAATGCGATGATCTTTGTGGGCCCGCGAAATAACGGCGTTGATGCCGTCAAGGAGATGCATCGCACGCTGAAACCGGGGGGCACGCTGCTCTTGAACTGCTTCGGCCATAACAACGTGCTTGAGCCTATCCGCAAGGCATCTCGGGCGACCCGCTCGGATGGCATATTGCCGGAATGGGATTCATTCGAGCAGTGGACAGATCCCAGCCTTATAGCCGGCATTGTGGAGGCTGGTGGCTTTGAAaaggaggccatcaaggtGGTGCAGTGCCACATGTTTGTGAATGTCGGAAACTATGAGCGAGCCACGACGCTGGTCTGGAGCATGAGGGGAATGCCAAGCGGTGGATGGaccgaggaagatgaggagaagTGGGATGAGGCCGTCGAGATTGTGAGgcgcgagctgcagcagacggACGGGTTCAGAATGCTCGACGATGGTACTGCAGAAGTCAAGTATCCCGTTATTGTTGTAACAGCGACCAAATAGTCGGCGCCTCGAAGGGCGAGAAAATTATGGCGCACAGGCTGAGAAGAGAAACATTGAGCAAAATTGTGATGATATAACAAGGGAACtgtaaatataaaatttatacAATGATCTAAGAGCCTCAGAAGACGAATCCAATCATGTGGAATCTCGTCACAATCGGAACCTAAGGCAAGGTCGAGTCAGATATGTAAGTTCATTATTATGTATAAGATTAACTGCCAGTATTTCAACAAGCCCCTGTAAATGTTCCATTAAATGCGATCTTATTAAAGTAAGACGCATCCCCTTGTTCTTCAattcctttttatatttacgTCGTCATAGCTTGCAGTGGCTGTTCTTGCTCCTGTGactccctcttctcctccatctgGAACGGCGGCTGCTTGCGCCATCTTCGCTCATCATAAAGAACCAAAAGAACCCAGATCATTCCCAAAATACCAAGAATGACATAACTCCTGACATACGAGCTCGTGTGGATTATCACATTCTTTTGAGCCAGCTGAAACCCCAGCCCCGTGTTGATCATGCCGGTGACGATGGCGCTCCGTCCCAGCCAGCGGTGCATATATGCAAATTTGCTCTTGCCACCCGTCCTCTTGAAGTACCTGTGCTGCAGAATCCCCAGGAGGGGCTGAAAGAGTATAATTGTGCAAACGACAACGAAACCAATGACGACGTGGGCGCGCACTGGATGGCTGAGATAGCCAACGCGCGAAGCAATTTTGATGCCGAGCCCAAAGCCTCCAATCATCATGACGAACCCTATCAGCTGGATCGGAACGTGCATCGCCATGACTTTGTTTTGAAGATATGTGTTCCTTAGATATGGGATGTGTAGGATAGGGAGGTGGAGAGAGATTGCGCCCAGAGGGTAGAGCacaatgaagacgatggaCATGATGCAAGCGTGTGCATTTCGTTCTCGGTTCCAGATTCTGAAGTTCTCGGGGCCCGGATCGTTTAAATGGTATTTTCTGCGCTCAAGTTGGTTGTCAATCTCTTGTGCGAGAGCTAGACTTGATGCTGGGAATTGTCAGCGGTTATGCCACTCAGTCTACAGCAAATACACCACTACTCTGCAGTCGCTCACCGAATGTCAATAGAAGCGCCGGTACCGTAACTCCGTGTCGCATCATGATGATTGTTTCAGGGATAtgatatttttattttttgaATGAAAATAACAATTATGTGACTAGATGAAAATGAAAGCATGTTATGAAACCAAGAAGGCGGCTTGGCGTTTAATAACATTTCACCAGCTACACATCAAGTATATAACAAGCCTGATGAGCTTCTATAGCGGCGAGATGGCAAACCTACTTCCGGCGGCATAACAGGCCGACAGACAGGAATCGCAGTATTCGGGAGGACCATTCGCCCGTAGCGGACGGTTAGCGTGTGTAAATGACGCTTTtaagaagatgaagctcttTGCTTCATTCACCAGAGTCACACGCCACACCTTAGTCAGATAGGGAATCTACTAAGCaccgtttttttctttcgccttGTTTCTTGGAGAATGTCATCTTACAATCTACAGTGATTGATCTTGTCTTGACACATCTCATGTACGTGTCATCAGACTACATCGGGCTAGAGATTTTGCCGACGGTCGGGCGCAGAGATTCGTGGTGTTTGGCCGATGCACAAGATTCTCAGCTTGATATCATTAGAATTAGCCCATAGCTCTGATACGTTATGATTCCAGGCGGATAACTTTTAATCAATTTGATCCCTATTGACCCGGATTGGCGAAACGTGATGTATATGGTTTCACGTAAACGCAACGACGGACTGAAGCGCAATTCCTGGCAGAAAAGTTCGTGAAGCAGTATACGTGTATCATCCCGATAACGTGCTGACTGATGCTCTTAATAGTTGCACGTCATCTGGCCTGTCATTCTGTCTGTCGGCACAGCCGGCCGCATAAGCGAAATCGTATCGCAACGGCATCGGCTAGTATCTACATCTATTAATAGAACTCCAAGTGATATAGCTCGCTGTCTAATTGTGTTTCAAAATGCCTGAGCTGTGTAGATAGCCAGTGTTCATTGATGTATTAGTACTACTTCATAGCTAAGCACATGTATTAATCGCATTCTAGTGAAGATAATCGTATCTTGTTTATATCAAATCATTTTCCAAGCCTCGTTCAATTTTCCCATGGCTCAgatcctccatcatctcgtaAAGTCACTTACTTTGGCTTTTCCAAGACGGTATTTGGTGAGGAGCGCTATATGCCCTCAATCCAATCCTTCATTATTCACCAGTCGACTTGTTCACTGGCATTTCCGGCCCGCTGCGGCCTGACTACAGTTGGAATCTCAGGCGAGACACCCAACCAGAGGACGTCGGGGCGGCTGTAGTGTCCCGTAGAATCGACAAACATTTTGGTCCGGACCCGCTCGTCCATGTCCAACTCGGCGTAAATAATaccttcttcgtcctcgggGATGGCCTCTGTCATGACTCGGCCATCCGGGCCAAAAACAACCGAGTGGCCACCTCCTGGGGTTGACATGATGGGTTGTCCACCTGTAttcatggccttgatgccttTTTCAGTAATCACTTGAGTGCAGTGAAGCACAAATGACCCAGATTCCATGGCATAAGTACGCGAGAGTGTTTGAGACCCTTCAAGGTAATATTTAGCAAAGCCGAGCGCACAAAATACCAAGAGGAAAGCTGATGCGTACCTTCTGCAGTCATAGCATAAGCGCCGAAATCTCCAACAACGTTATTAGACAGCGGAGGCCAAGCCGCAACATGAATGTCTCCATTCTGCGTAATGGCGTTGTACTTGAGCAGCGGCTGCAAATGTTCCCAACAGCTCAACGCGCCAACGCGGGCAAATGGGAGCTCTTCGACGCTCTTCAAAGCGTGACTAGAGCCGTCGCCAAATACTGTGCGTTCCATGTGAGTCCCCTTCATCTTTCGACGATGGACCTTGATCTCTCCATCTGGCCCGATTAGAGCTTGAGCAATGTAGAGCGAGTTATTGCAATTCTCTGAAAAACTCAACGAGACTGCGATATTGTTCCCACGAGCGCAATCTTGGATTCTTTGCATCTCCGGAGAGTACAGGCGAAGGGAGTTTTTGATGTACTGCACATTTAGATCAAAATCAACATTTCGACCCCTGAATTACGACATGGACCAAAATTAGTTTATACTGGAGGGTTGAGTACATTAGATATTCTGTCCGTATTGACTCACCAAATCCAGCATGGATAACCTGGGATCCAGACTTCGGGAAATCCAACCAGATCGGCCTTGTTCGaggctgcttcttctatGAGCTTACAAGTCTTATCCACAGCTCCTTGAAGGTCGAACCAGACGGGCTCGGCTTGGGTGGCAGCAACGCGAACGGTGGGGAAAGGCATGATGGCGGATGGTTTGGCTGAAGAACAAAGAGCGTGATATAGAAGAGTGGTTTCTCATTTTGGGCTTTGCTGGAGGCAGAAGGAGGCTATATATGTGACGAAACAGGTGTTGATACAAAGTGGATTTCCAATCGTGTGACTGCGTGTTTAGACATTAAGATAAGTAAATTTGTAATTTAATCTTGTGAACAGAGCCATCTTCTTGTGAACAGAGCTCGTGTCTTGCGAACAGAGCTCATATCTTGCTATAATTGGGCCAAGCCCCCTCATTTCATTTCTTGCCGCAGCGCCTGGTGGAGCGTCTTGGGTATGACGAGGTGTCTCGGAGGTCTCGCATGTGCCTCACAAACATTTATAGAGCCCTGCAGATGGCGATGCGCCATTGCGCAGGGTGCTTCCAGCCTGCCAAGCGTTTTTGTACGGGGAGGGCGTTATCGTTGCTGCGTGGTGATCTGGGCGCATTCCAAGGATATGTGAGTTGTTCACGATGCATTGCCGCTCTTCATTTCCATACTTGGTCTCACATGCGTCTCTTTCCGACAAGTATGGACTTTTATGGCTGGAAATCAACGTACGAGTACAGAGTCGAGTGGAGTGGAGTTTCAGTAGAGAAGCAAGTTTCTTGACCCTGTTTTGAGAAACTACATCGACGCCCAATGGCCAATAACATGTCTGATacggaaaaagaaaagaaaggacaAAGCTAGTAGCTCATCTACGGGTTCAAATTACGATCAATTGGCTGAGTGTAGGATCAAGTTCTTCATAGTTGAGTCACCCTAGAGGCTTCCAGTATCTCGATAGAGCCAAGAAATTTGATAAAGATGTGCAGCTAGAAGGACGAGCTTGCGCCGGAAGAGTGATCTCCAAGTCCATTGAAATGTGAAAAGCGGTCTTGGTCAACTCTCTTCATTGGAGATGGAACCACACACTGATATCTGTGCGAATGCAAGCAACTTGGTGCGATATCATCCAGACATGAAACCATCGATATACTATACGCTTGGAGGGTTCGTATCATGATAACACAAGATAAACACTCTTCCGGCTTGGTAATCGGAGAGTTGCACTGATGGGCACATTCAGATCAAAAACGGCGAGCCGCATGCTTGCTCGTACAGCACTCCGAGGGGGCAAACACGCTGTGCCACCGTGAAACATGGCATTATTTTGTATTGGTGGTTGATGGCATATGGCTTCATTCTACTGCCCAGAACTTGCTGGATGATACGACCTGAAAGACGCGAATAGCTGAGCGTCGTTATACCCTGATATCATAAGCAGGGACTGGAGAATGAGAGCATGTGCAAGTGTAACGCATAGACCATGATCACGAAAGGTGCAAATGTCCCGTTCTCTATATATGCTGAGAAGAACATGATGAACCATCTGGTCCAGATAGGGTGAATTTTAATTCACCGCGGTActtcttctcattcttcAGCTGCCACGTAGAGAACAGGCCAAGTGCTGATGGTGTTTGCCAGCAATGCTTTCGTGCTGCGAGAAATGGCTATGACATGCTCCGTACATCAAGACATACTGACTTCAAGTTGCAGCGGCTCGTCGGGCGTCCGAGACTCTCGCTGCCGCTACCAACGCTCAGCGCCAAAACCCCACACTGACTGGTCCGTATCTGGTCCATATCTGGCCCATATCTCCATATCAAGAGACAGACTCGATGCCGGTGTCACACAGTTGCCATGCCATGGCTGTGTGGAGCCGCCGACGCAAAGACGAGGAGAAACAGAAATGGCAGCCCAACGCGTCCACACTGCCGCATTCATGTGcctacatgcatgcatgcagaCGCCGTGACGCCAACGAGAGATTTGCTTGAGACCTTTCATGTGCATGTCGCCTCTGCCGTAAATTGCGTGCTCCGTCGACTCGCATGAGGTGGTGCATCTACGCGACATGCAGGCAGCCTGTGCTgtgagaaggagaaagtGATGCATGATGCGTCGATTTGATTCGGCGCGCGTTCTTTCACCGCCAGAACATCCATTTGCCGATTCTGCCCAatgttctcttttctttttttctccttcatTTTTgcactcttttctttttttccgaGGGGGCTGTCTTCCCCACCACCAGCCCACATTGCTAGGATGGATGGAGAGTTTTTTTCGTTTGCGTTACACGTGCCCTGAGACCCTTGATATTTCTCTCTCATGTGCTTTCCCTCTCTTCAttttaaagtttcttttgTGCGAAAAATCTTGATTTTTTGCGGgggccagccaggccagggGTTCGTAAACTCTGCTCGGCATGTCACTGCGTAAGACTGCAAATTGAAACAAGGCGTTTGCGCATACGTGCATTGCCGTCTGTCCacaggaaagaaagaaacgagGGCAAAAAACAATGGGATGGAATCAACGCTGGCCGTTACTTGCCGGCGCCATTGCCCCGAATCGGGCGTCTGGTCCAGCGGTGAAGGGTCCAGCTGCATGCGGGCTGCCTGGCGAGCCACTGAGCGGCCTCTGAGTCGAGTCGGTTATAATGCGTGCATGATATCTGCCTTAGCTTCGTCCAGCGCATCGACGGGTGATGCGACCAGGGGCCTGGCCTGGTTCCTGGAGAGGGGCTGGCTGAGGGTGGTTTTGTTTATAGCaggtgtttgtttgtttttacAGCATGTGGCCAGGCCTGGCGACGCGGCTCTCTTTGCTTAGGAGGATGTCGTTGTTGCGTGTAAAGAGGCTGTCACAGTATCCTTTGTCTGGCTCTTTCTCGCATTTGGCCTTGTTTTCGGCTCCATGGCGAGTTGGGATCTTCCAAGACGATGAACCGTCAGCCTCAAGATTGTCTCAGATGTGGCGCGACGAGGTGGAGATTGGCAGAGCGCAGATCATATGTACTAGTATTGCTCGTAATTCACCCTTCTAGCCATGTTGACTTTTGTCGTCTGTTTGAGCTTCGATTGACTCTGGGCCAATGAGCCATTTTCGCAGCCATccaggagagagagggagacgTAGTACTACAGCATGCAACCCCACAAGGCAACATGCGCTCTTGTGGTGTGCATACACGTGCagcctcttttgcttcataTGCCGCAATCAACATTATCCATGAGTAGATGCTCAAACAATGCGGTTTCTGTAGTTTCGACCTCAAGTGAGATCAATCCGTTTTCTGCAGGGCTCAGCCATTTTATACACCTGCTCCAGGCGTTGCCCAGGCAGTCCATGCGCTACACGCAGCCACTTGTGGGAGCTTCCCCGCATAAAGCTCCTGCGTTGGCGCCAAGCAAAAACCTGCCCCGGGATCCGCGCCCGCTAGCTCCAAGCCAATTCTCTGCTCGACGCTGATGCCGCCACAGCCCGTCTGTCTCTTGCAACAGCTCGCATCGCTAGATTTGAGGCCGACGGGAATCTGGAAATCGGCTACATTCTTCATTGACATGCGCAGAATTGATTCTACCGCCATCGCCGAATCACCACAGCCGCACAATCCCTCTCCTATGAACGATACATAGCcgcgagcgagcgagaaaAGCCCGAGCTCCCAGCCATTCGATTCGAGCACGATGCACACGAGACGTCGACAGTAACCATTGCCACCAATCATCTCGCGTCCCATCCAAcacctctctctcctctcccgaCGCCTCTCACATACACGAACTGGGAGCAAGCACCATCACTGGCCACCAGCGAGAAACAtcgaaaaaaaataaaaagaggaCACGCGAGTGCCGTACGCACACGAGGAGGTACCTGAGACTGGCACCACAACCACGCTTTTGCTAGCAGCAGTGCCCCCACAGGCCGCCTCCAAGGGGTCCCCCCTCACACAAGTTTCGCGCATCTCGTCACGCTTGCGCCCAACTCCAGTGAAGCTCGACAAACAGGGGAGCAGCTCGCCATCCCTGCCTGCACGGCTGACTGGCCCGTTCGGACGCTGCCGTGCCTGTCATCTGGCTTTTCTCCCAGCCTCGAGCCTCTTTCTTCCATGacaacttcttttttcccttccttgTGCCAGTAAAAGTGGACTGGCCTCTGCCGCCGTCAACCGCCGTTTCTGTTTTTAAAGCTGAATTGCGGCTGCTCGGGCGAAACAAAGGGGGAGCTTGGCGCTGAGCTGAACGTTTCTAGCGCCTGGCGATCTCGTGCTGTCAGTGGCTGGCCcgcaacttttttttcttgccatCCCATCCATAACATTTCGCATTTCAATCGTGACGCAGGGagcagctttttttttcgcactGCTTTAGCCCGGCCctgcgaaaaaaaaactttcgGTTTGACGCCTACCAACCAGTGGCTGCCGGGTGCATGTCCACGGGCGAacttctgcagctcctcggcGGCACGACCAGCCCAGCCTCCAGGCCCGACTCTGCACAAACATCGTCGCCTCTCGTGTGCCTCTCGCCTCGCATTCCTTTGCACAGCCAGGGCTTGGCTCGCACAGTCTCAGGCAGAGGCCGATTGATCGCCGCTGGATCGCTCCGCACGCCCGGGTCGCATTTTTCGAGCTAGCAGCCAAAACTTCGGCACTATGGATCCAAGACGGTCGCCAGCTCTTTACCCCAACCATCACCAAAACCACAACCtcaaccacaaccacaaccacaaccacagcGCTTCGGCATCGCGACCGCATTTCCCTCCGTCGACGCACGCTCCGGCGCCTCCCGCGGCCCCCCTCGCATCGCATCCCCAGCCCAGCATATGCCGCGCACCAGCGACGCATCTCCGACGCGCCCTACCACCGCCCTTCGCACGCCGTCCGCGACTATCCTGCAGAGCCCAGCCATTCGCGCGCCCAGAGCGCCTCGTCGCTGCCCACCGCCCGCGAGCTCAGTCGCAACATCAACATGCCGCCGCCCTCGTCGCCTCCCCAGCAACCAGGGCCGCATTCGCAGCACCaacaccagcatcagcatccgcatcagcatcagcatcagcagccacACGCCGCCATGGGATAcgcaccgccgccgccacggcctCCGCCAGTCGCTGTCGGGCCGC is a window from the Trichoderma atroviride chromosome 5, complete sequence genome containing:
- a CDS encoding uncharacterized protein (EggNog:ENOG41~TransMembrane:5 (n6-17c22/23o57-78i99-118o130-152i172-192o204-223i)~SECRETED:SignalP(1-22)), translating into MMRHGVTVPALLLTFASSLALAQEIDNQLERRKYHLNDPGPENFRIWNRERNAHACIMSIVFIVLYPLGAISLHLPILHIPYLRNTYLQNKVMAMHVPIQLIGFVMMIGGFGLGIKIASRVGYLSHPVRAHVVIGFVVVCTIILFQPLLGILQHRYFKRTGGKSKFAYMHRWLGRSAIVTGMINTGLGFQLAQKNVIIHTSSYVRSYVILGILGMIWVLLVLYDERRWRKQPPFQMEEKRESQEQEQPLQAMTT
- a CDS encoding uncharacterized protein (EggNog:ENOG41); its protein translation is MTESARPKAFWPRQMIPPTPESFKELARDGGERLAAVSLAQIPAIPAGAKIHDNGCGSGAATTAIMASLPPGVAASISITGTDISRGAVDSYRARAGSSSWPAEGLVMDADSLSFPDETFTHSFGNAMIFVGPRNNGVDAVKEMHRTLKPGGTLLLNCFGHNNVLEPIRKASRATRSDGILPEWDSFEQWTDPSLIAGIVEAGGFEKEAIKVVQCHMFVNVGNYERATTLVWSMRGMPSGGWTEEDEEKWDEAVEIVRRELQQTDGFRMLDDGTAEVKYPVIVVTATK
- a CDS encoding uncharacterized protein (EggNog:ENOG41) codes for the protein MPFPTVRVAATQAEPVWFDLQGAVDKTCKLIEEAASNKADLVGFPEVWIPGYPCWIWGRNVDFDLNVQYIKNSLRLYSPEMQRIQDCARGNNIAVSLSFSENCNNSLYIAQALIGPDGEIKVHRRKMKGTHMERTVFGDGSSHALKSVEELPFARVGALSCWEHLQPLLKYNAITQNGDIHVAAWPPLSNNVVGDFGAYAMTAEGSQTLSRTYAMESGSFVLHCTQVITEKGIKAMNTGGQPIMSTPGGGHSVVFGPDGRVMTEAIPEDEEGIIYAELDMDERVRTKMFVDSTGHYSRPDVLWLGVSPEIPTVVRPQRAGNASEQVDW